CAAAGCGTGGAAGGAATCCGGAATGGAGTTCATCGAATTTGTCGAGGATTGTCTTCTTTATCCCGGTGCGTTGAAGTATAGAGACTGAAGGGGGTCGTCATGGCCGAAACACCAATTCCGCTGTATTACAAGCTTTATGTTGACTTGAAGGAATCCCTGAATTCGGGAAAATATCAGAAAGGAGACAAGCTTCCAACTGAGAAGGACCTATGCCAGAAGTACGGCATAAGCAGACTTACAGTTAGAAGGGCGATGGATGAGCTCAGAAGAGAGGGTTTCATTGAAAGATTGAAGGGGAAGGGAACCTTTGTTACTGGCTCCAAGAGGGAAGAACAGCTGGCAATACTTACAGGGTTCACAGATGAAGCAAGAAATCGAGGCGTTGAGACTCGTTCTGTGGTTCTCGAAAACAGACTCGTCAGGGTTCCTGCCGATGCCGTCGAGCTCTTCGACATTCCTGCCGATGCAATGGTTGTGCTATTGAAAAGAGTAAGGATTCTCGAGGGTGAACCCTACGCAATTGAAGAGGCATATCTGAACGTGGGGGCCGACATTAGGCTTCTAAACATTACACAGAGAGATATGGAAAGAGAATCCCTGTATGGAATCCTGAGAAAGGAGTTTGGAATCAACATCTCCTACGCCGAAGAAGAAATGGAGCTTACCAGACTCAAGAAAGAAGAGGCCCGTTTTCTTCGACAGGATCAAGACGAATGTGCAATAATGAGGAAGAGATTCACTTATACAAAAAGCGATATATGTATTGAATACGTAATTTCACTGTACAGAGCCGACAAGAGCAAGTTCAGAATCGTCAGAAGAATATGAAACGTGGAAACGGGGTTGGTAGTAGGAAAGAGCAAAGGATCAGTTGCAAGTTTCAAGTTGTGAGTTGTAAAAAAGGCCGGGGTTGGTGGTTGGAGGTTCGTAAGAGAAAAAGAAACTGGTTGACCGCTGAGCGGTTCTCCTTTCTCCGAAAAGATCCGCTGGTCGCTTGCTAAGAGACGCTGTACGCTGGAAAGAGCGAAGTAACTGGTTCGCCGTTAGACGAGGGAATCTGTTCTTCGTTCTTGGTCAAAATCGTGAAGCAAGAGCATTAAGATTCCGACCAGGAGCTTTGTCGGAATGACGGAATCTGGCCTTTAGGAATAACCACTTGCTGTCATCCCGAACTTGTTTCGGGATCTGGTTTTGATCCTCTCGGCGGGGGACGGAGGACCGTTGACGGACAACGTTGTCTTCACAGCGATAAGCGTCTTCCAGCCAGCATTTAGCGGCTCTTTCCCCGCGAAGCGGGCATTGTGACCTGGCGTGGTCTAAACCGTTTCTGATAACCCGCTGCTCCTAACCCGATTTTCATAACCCGTTCCTAGTAGTGGCTCTTTGCTCGACGAAGTCGGAACTGGCCTTTGCCAGAGGCAGAGACTGGCACCACGAAGTGGTACTGGCGAAGGCGAAGTCTTCACTTACGGCGATGATTCTCGCCTTCTAGTAGCGGATCTCTCGACAATGCTCTTTTTCATTGTCCTTCTGAACTAATGCTGCCTGCTAATCCGTCAAATATCACGAACATAAACTTAAGGTACGAAGCAGCGTGATAAGTAAATGACAAAAGCCTTAATACGGTGTTTTGCAGACATTACCCGAAGTATGATATAACTAAGTATTCGAAAGCCGAGTTATGTACTCCATTTTGATGAGATCTCGATTTAAGGTATTATTGTATAGATGTTTTTTCACTGTTGAAAGTGGGTTTTGCTTTCTTACAAGGGGAGGAAAGGATGAAGATAAGGGATCTGCGCTTCACCGAAAAGAAATGGGACTTCGTAAAACCTTTTCACATTGCAAACAACGTTTCCAGCTCCAAAGTTAATATTGAAGTTGAATTGATTCTATCGGACGGAACGATCGGACTTGGAGAGTCATCCTCGTCATTCAGAGTGAACGGGGAGAGCGGAGCTGCTATCTTTCAGCTCCAGAAGGAGATTCTTGAAATGATTAAAGATCTCGACGTCCGAGACTACAGGAGAGTTTTCGCAAAGCTCGATGCGTATTCTAGAACGGCTCCCAGTTTGAAGGCCGCCATTCAATTTGCCACCCTTCACGCCTTTTCCAGATTGATCTCTACGCCTGTCTATCAGATTCTTGGTGGGATGAAGGACTTCGTGGAGACAGACAAGACCGTAAGTATAGGCAGTCTGGAAGAGACGGTTCATGACGCTAAGGAGATCTTCGAAGCGGGCCACAAAGTTATCAAGATGAAGGTCGGCGAAGATGTCAAGAGCGACATTGCCAGGTTACTGGCAGTCAACGATGTGATCAAGGGTGTCAGGTATGTGATAGATGCAAACACAGGCTATACACCCAAAGATGCTTTGAGATTCATAGATGCGATGTACCGAAACGACGTGCCCGTGGGGATATTCGAACAACCGGTGCCTGCCGAAGATTTCGAAGGACTGAAAATAATCAGGCAGGGCTCTATGTATCCTGTTGGCGCAGATGAAAGCGCAAAGACGAAGTACGACGTTATGAGACTGATAAAGGAAGGCGCAGTCGATTACGTCAATATCAAACTCATGAAGTCTGGACTATCAGACGCTCTTGCGATTGTAGAGATGTGTAACAGCGCGGGTATAGGTCTTATGATAGGCTGCATGAGCGAGTCGGGAGCAGGGGTCTCTCAAAGCGTTCATTTCGCGGCTGGAACCGGCGCATTCACTTATCACGATTTGGATTCTCATTTACTGCTTAAGAATGTCGATCCTGTCGGGTTCAGACAGGAGAAAGATAGACAGTATCCAATTTTATACTGATTTTTGTCATCACCCTTTAACGTGGGAAAAGGAGGTGCAAGAATGAAGCGAAGCTTCATATTGATTTCTCTAATGGTACTTCTTGTTGCAGCGATGGGATTTGCTGCGACTCCAAAAGACACTCTTGTAATAGGCGCAAACACCGGCATTTTTATTACCATGGATCCGGCCGTTGCCTATGAGGTATTTCCAAACAAAATCGTCGCTGCCATCTATGCTCAATTAGTCAAACTAGAGGCAATTGACGGCGTCATCGTTCCAGTACCGGACATTGCCGAGAGCTGGGAGATTTCCGATGATGGACTTACCTACATCTTCAATATCAGGAAGGGAGTCAAATTCTCCAACGGTGATGCCCTTACAGCCGAGGATGTTCTCTTCTCTCTGAAGAGACCAGTAGTTCTCGAGTCTGTTTCTGCGTGGTTCTTGGTCGATATATTCGGCATAAACAAGGACAACGTGGATGAGAAGATAAAGCAGATCGACGATTACACTGTGTCGATAACCTTGAACGCTCCTTATGCAGAGAACATAACACTCGGAATTCTATCCAACATGTTCACAGGTATCGTCAACAAAGACGTAGTTCTTGAACACGAAGTCGAGGGAGACCTTGGTGGCGCATGGCTTACAGATCACTCCGCTGGTGCGGGTCCATACGTTCTCGTTCAGTGGGAAAGAAACAACGTTATCCTTCTTGAAGCCAACCCCAATTATTACGGCGAACAGCCCCCTCTGAAAAGAATAATGATAAGAGACATTCCAGAGGCATCAAACCAGAGACTTCTTCTCGAAAGAGGAGATATCGATGTGGCATGGGATCTCACGCCGCAGTTGCTGGAAGAAGCTAAGAGAAATCCCGACATCGTTGAAATCAAGGTTCCAGGACATTCAAACGAATATCTCTCAATGAATGCTACATGGGGACCCCTTGCGAACCCGAAGGTAAGAGAAGCCGTAAGGTTCTCGATCAATTACGAAGAGATCGTTGAGGACATTATGCTCAATAACGCTCTCCTAGTACAGGGTTTCATAAACAAGGGCTACTTCGGCTACGTGGAAGAGAACCCATTCTACCAGGATATCGAAAAAGCTAAGGCTCTTCTCGCTGAAGCAGGATACCCTGATGGATTCGAAGTCGAGCTTCTCACTAGCAATACCGACACGAGAAAGGCTGAAGCCGAGAAGATTCAGGCAGACCTTGCGCTTTCAGGAATTAAGGCCAATATAGTAATAATGCAGTCTTCTCAAATGTACGCCAAGTATCGTGCACAGGGTCATCAGATGATCATCGCCGG
This region of Mesotoga sp. BH458_6_3_2_1 genomic DNA includes:
- a CDS encoding GntR family transcriptional regulator, coding for MAETPIPLYYKLYVDLKESLNSGKYQKGDKLPTEKDLCQKYGISRLTVRRAMDELRREGFIERLKGKGTFVTGSKREEQLAILTGFTDEARNRGVETRSVVLENRLVRVPADAVELFDIPADAMVVLLKRVRILEGEPYAIEEAYLNVGADIRLLNITQRDMERESLYGILRKEFGINISYAEEEMELTRLKKEEARFLRQDQDECAIMRKRFTYTKSDICIEYVISLYRADKSKFRIVRRI
- a CDS encoding L-Ala-D/L-Glu epimerase; protein product: MKIRDLRFTEKKWDFVKPFHIANNVSSSKVNIEVELILSDGTIGLGESSSSFRVNGESGAAIFQLQKEILEMIKDLDVRDYRRVFAKLDAYSRTAPSLKAAIQFATLHAFSRLISTPVYQILGGMKDFVETDKTVSIGSLEETVHDAKEIFEAGHKVIKMKVGEDVKSDIARLLAVNDVIKGVRYVIDANTGYTPKDALRFIDAMYRNDVPVGIFEQPVPAEDFEGLKIIRQGSMYPVGADESAKTKYDVMRLIKEGAVDYVNIKLMKSGLSDALAIVEMCNSAGIGLMIGCMSESGAGVSQSVHFAAGTGAFTYHDLDSHLLLKNVDPVGFRQEKDRQYPILY
- a CDS encoding ABC transporter substrate-binding protein; translated protein: MKRSFILISLMVLLVAAMGFAATPKDTLVIGANTGIFITMDPAVAYEVFPNKIVAAIYAQLVKLEAIDGVIVPVPDIAESWEISDDGLTYIFNIRKGVKFSNGDALTAEDVLFSLKRPVVLESVSAWFLVDIFGINKDNVDEKIKQIDDYTVSITLNAPYAENITLGILSNMFTGIVNKDVVLEHEVEGDLGGAWLTDHSAGAGPYVLVQWERNNVILLEANPNYYGEQPPLKRIMIRDIPEASNQRLLLERGDIDVAWDLTPQLLEEAKRNPDIVEIKVPGHSNEYLSMNATWGPLANPKVREAVRFSINYEEIVEDIMLNNALLVQGFINKGYFGYVEENPFYQDIEKAKALLAEAGYPDGFEVELLTSNTDTRKAEAEKIQADLALSGIKANIVIMQSSQMYAKYRAQGHQMIIAGWGNDYPDPDNLAMAHASYRANQLAWRNAWFDDYAATLCEWGQIEPNPYKREQIYKDLTEYWFHNGPFAMLYQTVEFWGIRKEVKNFDEAAFGYGMLFDFTKVSK